The Streptococcus sp. S5 genome contains a region encoding:
- the acpS gene encoding holo-ACP synthase: MIKGHGIDIESIAAIEKAYQKNTRFAEKVLTEAERERFEELSGKRKMEYLTGRWSAKEAFSKAMGTGIGPVGFQDLEILNDAQGAPYFSKSPFSGKVWISISHKGDLVSTSVILEEENESK; this comes from the coding sequence ATGATCAAAGGACATGGCATCGATATCGAATCGATCGCTGCGATTGAAAAAGCCTATCAGAAGAATACTCGATTCGCTGAAAAAGTCTTAACCGAGGCTGAGAGAGAGCGCTTTGAGGAATTGTCTGGAAAACGGAAAATGGAATATTTAACGGGCCGATGGTCCGCCAAAGAAGCCTTTTCAAAGGCAATGGGAACAGGGATTGGACCAGTTGGTTTTCAAGATTTAGAAATTTTAAATGATGCCCAGGGAGCTCCCTATTTTTCCAAGTCTCCTTTTTCTGGGAAGGTATGGATTTCGATCAGTCACAAGGGAGACCTAGTGTCGACCAGTGTCATTTTGGAGGAAGAAAATGAAAGCAAGTAA
- the alr gene encoding alanine racemase, which translates to MKASKHRPTVARVDLDAIAFNVQQVSEHIPSQALKYAVVKANAYGHGLAAVTKKLAPQVDGFCVSNMDEALEIREEGLQHPILILGVVPSETVNLAKEHDIRLTVASLAWLDQLLGQEADLSGLKVHIKVDSGMGRIGFRRIEEIKEAERLLLAAGAEIEGIFTHFATADEADDRKFQAQYHFFKEVLATLETLPPIVHASNSATSLWHADTIFTAVRLGDVMYGLNPSGSVLALPYEIKPALSLVSELVHVKQLEAGQDIGYGATYTTEDPQWIGTIPIGYADGWIREMQNFHVLIKGDFCPIVGRVSMDQITVRLPEELPLGTRVTLIGREGEKEITATEVADYRGTINYEVVCLLSDRIPRDYTGEE; encoded by the coding sequence ATGAAAGCAAGTAAACATAGACCAACTGTTGCAAGAGTCGATTTGGATGCCATTGCCTTTAATGTGCAACAAGTCAGTGAGCATATTCCGAGTCAAGCTTTGAAATATGCAGTCGTCAAGGCCAACGCCTATGGTCATGGGCTCGCTGCAGTAACCAAAAAATTGGCACCTCAGGTTGATGGCTTTTGTGTATCCAATATGGATGAAGCTCTCGAAATCCGTGAAGAAGGCTTGCAACACCCTATTTTGATTTTGGGAGTTGTGCCAAGTGAAACAGTGAATCTAGCCAAAGAGCATGACATCCGCTTAACGGTGGCTAGTCTTGCTTGGTTGGATCAATTGCTTGGACAAGAAGCAGATCTTTCAGGATTGAAGGTCCATATCAAGGTGGATTCAGGAATGGGACGGATTGGATTCCGAAGGATCGAAGAGATCAAAGAGGCTGAACGCCTCCTCTTGGCAGCTGGAGCTGAAATTGAAGGGATCTTTACTCATTTTGCGACAGCAGATGAAGCAGATGATCGAAAATTTCAAGCGCAATACCACTTTTTCAAAGAAGTATTGGCTACTCTTGAAACCCTTCCTCCCATTGTCCATGCAAGTAATTCTGCCACCTCTTTGTGGCATGCGGATACAATTTTCACGGCTGTGCGCTTGGGAGATGTCATGTATGGCTTGAATCCGAGCGGATCTGTGTTAGCCTTGCCTTATGAAATCAAGCCAGCTTTGAGTTTGGTGAGCGAATTAGTTCATGTGAAACAGTTAGAAGCTGGTCAAGATATTGGCTACGGGGCAACCTATACGACGGAAGACCCCCAATGGATTGGGACGATTCCTATTGGCTATGCGGATGGTTGGATCCGAGAGATGCAAAATTTCCATGTGCTGATCAAGGGTGACTTTTGTCCCATTGTTGGTCGCGTTTCGATGGACCAGATAACGGTTCGCCTTCCCGAAGAATTGCCTTTGGGGACTAGAGTTACCCTGATTGGACGAGAGGGCGAGAAAGAAATCACGGCGACAGAAGTTGCGGACTACCGTGGGACCATTAATTACGAAGTAGTCTGTCTCTTGAGTGATCGGATTCCTCGTGACTATACAGGTGAAGAATAA